The following are from one region of the Capsicum annuum cultivar UCD-10X-F1 chromosome 1, UCD10Xv1.1, whole genome shotgun sequence genome:
- the LOC124898710 gene encoding uncharacterized protein LOC124898710, which yields MKCKFSDLRHENEVVAKLDSLDICKRDSFKYLGSVIQRNGEIDEDVSRCKECKEKQMRQLINKVFYRFQNETGKANLKFTDLYIAIVLIYKWRGKMKFFLKRLKLAYVLEESCPNTPGSEVASDEATLIKEQIVKWQHEDYLCKNYILRGMSNKYYDQYYVKCKYAKEIWDTLQAIYLAEEASSKKFLVSNYMEFKMVDDKSITEQVQEFQLIANKIAISGIALDENFHVGAIVSKLPPS from the exons atgaaatgcaagtttagtgacttgagacATGAGAACGAGGTGGTGGCGAAGTTGGACTCCCTAgatatttgtaagagggatagttttaagtatcttgggtctgtGATTCAgaggaatggtgagattgatgaggatgtttctAGAT GCAAGGAATGCAAGGAGAAACAGATGAGACAATTAATAAACAAGGTGTTTTATCGTTTCCAAAATGAAACAGGAAAAGCTAATCTCAAGTTTACAGACCTTTACATTGCTATTGTACTTATCTACAA ATGGCGTGGAAAGatgaaattctttttaaaacgatTAAAGTTGGCATATGTTCTTGAAGAATCTTGCCCTAATACTCCTGGTTCTGAGGTAGCATCTGACGAGGCTACTttgattaaagaacaaattgTCAAATGGCAACATGAGGATTATTtgtgcaagaattatattcttAGAGGAATGTCTaacaaatattatgatcaatattatgttaaatgCAAATATGCTAAAGAGATATGGGACACTCTTCAAGCTATTTATTTAGCCGAAGAGGcgagttctaagaaatttctTGTTTCAAATTATATGGAGTTCAAAATGGTTGATGACAAGTCAATCACTGAACAAGTACAAGAATTCCAACTTATAGCTAATAAAATTGCTATATCTGGTATTGCTCTTGATGAAAACTTTCATGTTGGTGCTATTGTATCAAAACTTCCTCCATCTTGA